A window of the Dermatophagoides farinae isolate YC_2012a chromosome 2, ASM2471394v1, whole genome shotgun sequence genome harbors these coding sequences:
- the LOC124496625 gene encoding testis-specific serine/threonine-protein kinase 1, whose protein sequence is MPYITRDMAKFAREKGLNSETDHENKFDGSSCNSDSVARKLREQPFSVVPVSTDNDVQSSFASHSSCGSKCSQKSRSYQKSLASSASSEKRHLSMTGRRKSSTKSATSSAIINKLSSKYESPSKNLSFNEKMIKYSIGLLRSNITKLYDMDGAMNIERSKEFKSYKIDHNTPLITNVRNCDRIVKAVHRNEEFKEFPLCCKVYDLSRTPMDPDKSEYVKILRSLARKHPSIIQTWAVFFDPQQQQILVIQEYMAHGSVESYLKGKSRTCFEERKASEISQQLAMALDFLGDMGISHRSLSPRYIMIAHRQPIRVKLTGFFSAIIYWDIRRENVNLVPCIALADKPLEPEFQAPEVYGDSITEAFDPIHADIWSFGASIYFILTKRYPYDFSQENPRIEEEIQANVNQTKTSSQCRNFLSRILCSSADQRMKFDKLTSHPWIMK, encoded by the exons ATGCCTTACATCACAAGAGATATGGCAAAATTTGCCCGTGAAAAAGGTCTAAATTCTGAAACTGATCATGAGAATAAATTTGATGGAAGTAGTTGTAATTCAGATTCGGTTGCTCGAAAATTACGAGAACAGCCATTTTCTGTTGTACCCGTTTCTACCGATAACGATGTACAATCGTCATTTGCTAGTCATTCATCATGTGGATCGAAATGTAGTCAAAAAAGTCGCTCATATCAAAAATCACTTGcttcatcagcatcatcagaAAAGCGACATTTATCAATGACGGGTCGTAGAAAATCTTCAACAAAATCAGCTACATCATcagcaataataaataaattgtctAGTAAATATGAAAGTCCAAGCAAGAATCTttcatttaatgaaaaaatgattaaatattCCATCGGATTGTTACGATCGAACATAACTAAACTATATGATATGGATGGTGCCATGAATATTGAACGTTCAAAAGAATTTAAGAGCTATAAAATCGATCACAATACGCCATTGATAACGAATGTAAGAAATTGTGATCGTATAGTCAAAGCAGTTCATAGAAATGAAGAATTCAAAGAATTTCCTTTATGCTGCAAAGTTTATGATCTTAGCAGGACACCAATGGATCCTGATAAATCAGAATATGTGAAAATTCTTCGATCATTAGCACGTAAACATCCCAGTATCATACAAACTTGGGCCGTATTCTTTGACccgcaacagcaacaaattcTTGTCATACAAGAATATATGGCCCATGGATCTGTAGAATCATATTTGAAAGGAAAAAGTCGTACATGCTTCGAAGAAAGAAAAGCATCAGAAATTTCTCAACAACTTGCGATGGCATTAGATTTTCTCGGTGATATGGGCATATCGCATCGTTCATTATCACCACGATACATTATGATTGCACATCGACAGCCGATACGAGTTAAGCTTACCGGATTTTTTTCGGCCATTATCTATTGGGATATACGTCGCGAAAATGTTAATCTTGTACCGTGTATTGCGTTGGCCGATAAACCATTGGAACCAGAATTTCAAGCACCGGAAGTTTATGGTGATTCCATCACTGAAGCTTTTGATCCTATTCATGCTGATATCTGGTCATTTGGAGCTAGCATCTACTTTATTTTGACAAAAAGATATCCATACGATTTTTCG CAAGAAAATCCGAGAATCGAAGAAGAAATTCAAGCAAATGTTAACCAGACAAAAACCTCATCTCAATgtcgaaattttttatccCGTATTCTGTGTTCCAGTGCTGATCAACGAATGAAATTCGATAAACTAACAAGCCATCCATGgattatgaaatga